The following coding sequences are from one Apodemus sylvaticus chromosome X, mApoSyl1.1, whole genome shotgun sequence window:
- the Hapstr2 gene encoding HUWE1-associated protein modifying stress responses, whose protein sequence is MEDQPKDRETEVAGPRFSKWERQCLAEAEQAEQLSPELQEEAAADAAGLKIEHQRLWHLFQISATAVAQLYKDSGCQQPGLSMWDPFQNAAMAVTSLYKESGDAYHRSFELGVQVGYQRRVREVLEWVKKGRSIIRREDLISFLCGKVPPTPPPPRTSRTSPRSPTAASTQAAASESSTPVEVDLQPFHEAIALHGLSGAMASISMRSGAPGSSFQDGGIASSGRRKSSFLEDDPNPLNSEELALRLDSGGVRKRTSAQFGDGATDSPFHKRNRMV, encoded by the coding sequence atgGAGGACCAGCCGAAGGACCGTGAGACTGAGGTCGCCGGGCCCCGGTTTTCTAAGTGGGAGCGCCAGTGCCTTGCCGAGGCGGAGCAGGCAGAGCAGCTGTCCCCGGAGCTGCAGGAGGAGGCGGCTGCTGATGCGGCGGGGCTCAAGATCGAGCATCAGAGACTCTGGCACCTCTTCCAGATCTCAGCCACGGCAGTGGCCCAGCTTTACAAAGATTCCGGGTGCCAGCAGCCAGGACTCTCTATGTGGGACCCTTTCCAGAATGCGGCCATGGCTGTGACCAGCCTCTACAAAGAGAGCGGGGATGCCTACCACAGAAGTTTTGAACTGGGTGTCCAGGTTGGCTACCAGCGTCGTGTGAGAGAGGTGCTGGAGTGGGTGAAGAAGGGTAGGAGCATCATTCGCCGGGAAGACCTCATAAGCTTCCTGTGTGGCAAAGTTCCCCCGACCCCTCCACCTCCACGTACCTCCCGGACGTCCCCGAGGTCACCCACGGCTGCCTCCACTCAAGCTGCTGCCAGTGAGTCCAGCACACCTGTGGAGGTCGACCTACAGCCCTTCCACGAGGCCATTGCTCTCCATGGCCTCAGTGGCGCCATGGCAAGTATCAGCATGCGATCTGGGGCTCCTGGTTCCTCATTTCAAGATGGAGGTATTGCCAGCAGTGGACGTCGGAAAAGTAGCTTCCTCGAAGATGATCCGAACcccttgaactcagaagaacTGGCTCTCCGGCTGGACAGTGGGGGGGTCCGCAAGCGCACCTCCGCCCAGTTTGGTGATGGTGCTACAGACTCTCCATTCCACAAGCGCAACCGAATGGTCTAA